Below is a window of Candidatus Methylomirabilota bacterium DNA.
CGCCCGAGCGCGCGCGGCCAGGCCGGGCGCGCGAGAGCCGATCAGGCGGCGGGCGGCTCCGTGGCCTCGGCGCGTTGCCGCCGAGGCATGCGGCCCCGGGCGAGCCGGAGCAGGACCAGCGAGCGGCCGGCCAGCTCGTAGCTCTCGCCGCCCCGCTGCCCCGGCTGTTCGCCGCGGGGATCGGCGGTCGCCGTGTCGACGACCGTCTCCCACCGCACGCCTTTCCGGTGGGCGGGCAGGACGAAGGGGACGGGCTCGTGGTGGGCGTTGAGCAGGATCAGGAACGTGTCGTCGACGATCCGCCGTCCCTCGGCATCGACCTCCTCGATCGCGTCCCCCGACATCCGGAGGCCGAGGCACCGCGTGTGGCTGTTCGTCCAGTCCTCCTCGGTCATCTCCCGCCCGTCGGGGCGGAACCAGGCGAGGTCCTTCACCTCCGAGCCCCGGATCCGGCGGCCGTAGAAGAACTGCCGGCGGCGCAGCACCGGATGCCGGCGGCGGAGGCGGCAGAGGCGCCGCACGAAGGCCAGGAGGTCGCGCCGCCCCCGGTCGAGGCTCCAGTCGAACCACGAGAGCTCGTTGTCCTGGCAGTAGGCGTTGTTGTTCCCCTGCTGGGTGCGCCCGATCTCGTCCCCCCCGCACAACATGGGCACGCCCTGGGAGAGGAGGAGGGTGGCCAGGAAGTTTCGCTTCTGGCGCTCGCGCAGGCTCAGGATCGCCGGATCGTCGGTCGGCCCTTCCGCGCCGCAGTTCCAGGAGAGGTTGTGGTCGGCGCCGTCCCGGTTCTCCTCGCCGTTGGCCTCGTTGTGCTTGTCGTTGTAGCTCACGAGGTCCTGGAGCGTGAACCCGTCGTGCGCCGTCACGAAGTTGATGCTCGCATAGGGCCGCCGGCCGCCGCGCCCGTAGAGGTCGCTGGAGCCGGTGAGGCGGTAGGCGAGCGAGCCCGCCTGTCCCTCGTCGCCCTTCCAGAAGGCGCGCACGGTGTCGCGGTAGACCCCGTTCCACTCGGCCCAGAGGACCGGGAAGTTCCCCACCTGGTAGCCGCCCTCGCCGAGGTCCCACGGCTCGGCGATCAGCTTCACCTGCGAGATGACCGGATCCTGCTGGATGATGTCGAAGAACGCCCCCAGCCGGTCCACGTCGTGAAGCTCCCGGGCCAGGGCGGCCGCCAGGTCGAAGCGGAAGCCGTCGACGTGCATCTCCTGGATCCAGTACCGGAGGCTGTCCATGATGAGCTGGAGCGTCCGGGGATGCGTCATGTTGAGGGTGTTGCCGCACCCCGTGTAGTCCATGTAGTGACGGCGGTCCTCGGGGACCAGCCGGTAGTAGGCGGCGTTGTCGATCCCCCGGAAGGCGAGCGTCGGCCCCAGGTGGCTCCCCTCCGCCGTGT
It encodes the following:
- the glgX gene encoding glycogen debranching protein GlgX → MRTRPGHPYPLGATWDGAGVNFALFSENATGVELCLFEGPSGEAEVRIPLTERTDQVWHIYLPEARPGQRYGYRVHGPYEPAAGHRFNPAKLLLDPYARAIDSTFRWSDALFGYTVGHPEADLQPDDRDSAAGIPKCVVIDSAFTWGGDRPLRTPLHDSILYEVHVKGFTARHPHVPKALRGTYAGLASPAAIEYLRGLGITAVELLPIHQFVVDKHLVDRGLTNYWGYNSLGFFAPDPRYASDGTLGEQVVEFKTMVKTLHQAGIEVILDVVYNHTAEGSHLGPTLAFRGIDNAAYYRLVPEDRRHYMDYTGCGNTLNMTHPRTLQLIMDSLRYWIQEMHVDGFRFDLAAALARELHDVDRLGAFFDIIQQDPVISQVKLIAEPWDLGEGGYQVGNFPVLWAEWNGVYRDTVRAFWKGDEGQAGSLAYRLTGSSDLYGRGGRRPYASINFVTAHDGFTLQDLVSYNDKHNEANGEENRDGADHNLSWNCGAEGPTDDPAILSLRERQKRNFLATLLLSQGVPMLCGGDEIGRTQQGNNNAYCQDNELSWFDWSLDRGRRDLLAFVRRLCRLRRRHPVLRRRQFFYGRRIRGSEVKDLAWFRPDGREMTEEDWTNSHTRCLGLRMSGDAIEEVDAEGRRIVDDTFLILLNAHHEPVPFVLPAHRKGVRWETVVDTATADPRGEQPGQRGGESYELAGRSLVLLRLARGRMPRRQRAEATEPPAA